A region of the Clostridium estertheticum subsp. estertheticum genome:
TAATAGTAGGAAATTCGATATTGTTCCAATAGGTAGAGCTGCAATTGATTTTAATCCTATTGATATAAATATGCCACTTTCAGAAAGTACAACTTTTAAAAAATATTTAGGTGGGTCACCAGCGAACACTGCTGTAGGACTTGCAAGATTAGGTAAAAAGGTAGGGTTTATTGGCAAAGTTTCAGATGATAGATTTGGTGAATTTATTATTAACTATTTTAAAAATGAAGGAATAGATACGTCGCAGGTTGCCATTGCTAAAAATGGAGAATCTTTAGGGCTTACCTTCACGGAAATACTAAGTCCAACACAAAGTAGCATATTAATGTATAGAACCGGTGTTGCAGATTTAGCTCTCGAAGCCTGCGAAATAAGCGAAGAATACATTAAAAATTCTAAGGCTATTATAATATCTGGGACTGCTCTAGCGCAGAGCCCTTCAAGAGAAGCTACTTTGAAAGCATTAGAGTATGCAAAGAAAAATAATACAGTAGTTATATTCGATATTGATTATAGAGAATATACATGGCTTAATAAGGACGAAATTGCAATTTACTATGCTATTGTTGCGAAGGCTAGTGACGTTATAATAGGTTCAAGCGAAGAATTTGAATTAACTCAAGGAATAATTGGACAAGATAAATGTGATCAGGAAATTGCTAATAGATGGTTCGGTTATGGGAATAAAATTGTTGTTATAAAACATGGGAAAGATGGATCAACTGCTTATACATCAGATAAAAAAAGCTATAATATAAAGCCTTTCCCAGTTAAACTTCTTAAATCTTTTGGTGGTGGAGATGCTTATGGTTCTGCATTTGTTTATGGATTACTTGAAGGCTGGGATATTATTGATTGCTTAGAGTTTGGTAGCGCTTCAGCTGCAATGCTTGTTGCAAGTCACAGTTGCTCAGATGCAATGCCAAAAGCTAAAGAGATTAAAGAATTTATAAGAAAGAGTAAAGAAGAACATGGAGAAATGGTTGCACGAGTTTAAAAAAGATTTATAAGGAGGTATTAACATGGTTCATAGTTTAGGTGGCATAAAGTATGGCGGAAACTACTTGTGTGAAATTGATGGTAAGAACAAAGATATGTTAATGGATATAGTAGTCGTGAAATTCAGAAAGGGAGAAACAAAAGAATATTATGAAAATGATAAAGAAATGGCATTACTTCTCCTAACAGGAAAGATAAAAATAAGTTGGAAAGAAAACGAAAAAATAATGAAGAGAGATTCTGTATTTGATGAGGATCCATGGTGTCTTCACGTATCAAAAAATATAAAGGTTGAATTAACTGCAGAGGATGAAAGTGAAATACTTATTCAATCTACAGACAATAAAGAAGAATTTGAACCTAAATTTTATGCGCCTGAAGATTGCCAAAGTGATATCTTTGGAGAAGGTACATGGAATGGTACTGCAAGGCGGGTAGTTAGAACTGTATTTGATTATAAGAATGCACCTTATTCTAATA
Encoded here:
- a CDS encoding 5-deoxy-glucuronate isomerase — its product is MVHSLGGIKYGGNYLCEIDGKNKDMLMDIVVVKFRKGETKEYYENDKEMALLLLTGKIKISWKENEKIMKRDSVFDEDPWCLHVSKNIKVELTAEDESEILIQSTDNKEEFEPKFYAPEDCQSDIFGEGTWNGTARRVVRTVFDYKNAPYSNMVMGEVITYPGKWSSYPPHYHPQPEVYFYKFNKPQGLGLCLIGDEAYKITDESFATIPGGLVHPQTSAPGYAMYYCWMIRHLENNPWTDRIDVPEHKWLWEKDVKVWPDK
- the iolC gene encoding 5-dehydro-2-deoxygluconokinase gives rise to the protein MGYIKFDNSRKFDIVPIGRAAIDFNPIDINMPLSESTTFKKYLGGSPANTAVGLARLGKKVGFIGKVSDDRFGEFIINYFKNEGIDTSQVAIAKNGESLGLTFTEILSPTQSSILMYRTGVADLALEACEISEEYIKNSKAIIISGTALAQSPSREATLKALEYAKKNNTVVIFDIDYREYTWLNKDEIAIYYAIVAKASDVIIGSSEEFELTQGIIGQDKCDQEIANRWFGYGNKIVVIKHGKDGSTAYTSDKKSYNIKPFPVKLLKSFGGGDAYGSAFVYGLLEGWDIIDCLEFGSASAAMLVASHSCSDAMPKAKEIKEFIRKSKEEHGEMVARV